In Oceaniferula marina, one DNA window encodes the following:
- a CDS encoding BrnT family toxin, whose translation MDFEFDPKKSHINEKKHGIGFEEAQFLWRDPRRVIVEARSESEPRFAIIAQLRGKVWTGIFTPRGDSVRIISVRXAWYRF comes from the coding sequence ATGGATTTTGAGTTCGATCCGAAAAAATCTCATATCAACGAGAAAAAGCATGGTATCGGTTTTGAGGAAGCTCAATTCCTATGGAGAGATCCGCGTCGTGTAATCGTTGAAGCTCGTAGCGAATCTGAACCTCGGTTTGCCATTATCGCGCAATTAAGGGGGAAGGTTTGGACAGGCATATTCACACCGCGAGGCGATTCCGTTCGTATTATATCAGTAAGGNAAGCATGGTATCGGTTTTGA
- a CDS encoding BrnT family toxin: MVEARSESEPRFAIIAQLRGKVWTGIFTPRGDSVRIISVRRSRHGEEQGYYQS, translated from the coding sequence ATCGTTGAAGCTCGTAGCGAATCTGAACCTCGGTTTGCCATTATCGCGCAATTAAGGGGGAAGGTTTGGACAGGCATATTCACACCGCGAGGCGATTCCGTCCGTATTATATCAGTAAGGAGATCAAGACATGGTGAAGAACAAGGATACTATCAAAGCTGA
- the brnA gene encoding type II toxin-antitoxin system BrnA family antitoxin, whose product MKAEDLDKKFDAGEDISQYLNWDKAVRPGLEQRRVNVDLPIWMINSLDVEAKRVGVTRQSVVKVWLAERLKAEQVAAPDH is encoded by the coding sequence ATCAAAGCTGAAGACTTGGATAAGAAATTTGATGCTGGTGAAGATATTTCTCAGTACCTGAACTGGGACAAGGCCGTGCGTCCTGGCCTTGAGCAGCGCAGAGTTAATGTAGATCTGCCTATCTGGATGATTAATTCGCTTGATGTTGAAGCAAAGCGTGTAGGTGTCACTCGGCAGTCCGTAGTCAAAGTTTGGCTCGCGGAAAGATTAAAAGCAGAACAAGTCGCTGCACCCGACCATTAG